One stretch of Gammaproteobacteria bacterium DNA includes these proteins:
- a CDS encoding outer membrane protein, protease secretion system, whose product MQPFVILRRGVFILCGGLMLVGTSNAFDLIDAYRLAKTEDATYLAAQATADAARELVPQARAGLLPQISASATRSRNDTDQTSPGFLGGITHRQYDYMAKSAALNLRQPLLRLSNVANYSQAKAQVAAAEATLEKDTQTLALRVASAYFNTLIIREKLESVRAQIDAYAGQLAVAERAFATGFGTRTDIDDAKAHFDMTTAQEIEERNNLAGAERTLAGLLNQSISSEALARIDAKRLPLQLPDPDNLNHWISQAEEQNPELHAMRSNMEVAEREVDKWRASHLPTIDLVASRSNSDSDSNTIIGSSYWTSSIGLQLNMPIYVGGQVNSAIQQARANLEKTRQQYEAARRQLGIEVAKQFGAVEQGIARIKALEQALRSAEQAVQSTRKGVQAGTRNSVDVLNTLQQLSAARFELAQARATYSFGWLNLKAAAGVLAEQDVIEVNGWLTPSTVSGKVTR is encoded by the coding sequence ATGCAACCTTTCGTGATACTGAGGCGGGGCGTATTCATCCTCTGTGGTGGATTGATGTTGGTGGGCACTAGCAACGCCTTTGACCTCATTGATGCCTATCGTCTGGCCAAAACCGAGGATGCTACCTATTTGGCTGCTCAAGCAACCGCCGATGCGGCGCGGGAGCTTGTGCCTCAAGCCCGGGCGGGACTTTTGCCGCAGATTTCCGCCTCTGCAACGCGCAGTCGCAACGATACCGACCAAACCTCACCAGGTTTTTTGGGTGGTATCACCCATCGCCAATATGACTATATGGCCAAAAGTGCTGCCCTTAACCTACGTCAGCCGTTGTTAAGACTTAGTAATGTTGCGAATTATTCTCAGGCAAAGGCCCAGGTGGCGGCAGCAGAAGCCACGTTAGAAAAAGATACCCAGACCTTGGCGCTACGTGTAGCTAGTGCATACTTCAATACGCTCATCATCCGTGAGAAGTTGGAAAGTGTACGCGCCCAGATCGATGCCTATGCGGGACAATTAGCAGTGGCCGAACGCGCCTTTGCAACTGGTTTTGGCACACGAACCGACATTGACGATGCCAAGGCACATTTTGATATGACAACTGCCCAAGAGATCGAGGAAAGAAATAATCTAGCAGGGGCCGAACGCACCCTTGCGGGTCTATTGAATCAGTCGATTTCCTCCGAGGCATTGGCCCGTATTGATGCCAAACGCCTGCCGCTGCAATTGCCAGATCCGGACAATCTCAATCATTGGATATCTCAAGCGGAAGAACAAAATCCAGAACTACACGCCATGCGCTCGAACATGGAGGTAGCCGAACGCGAGGTAGATAAATGGCGCGCCTCACATCTACCGACAATTGATCTGGTGGCAAGTCGTAGTAATAGCGATAGCGATAGCAACACTATTATCGGTAGCAGCTACTGGACCTCTAGTATTGGACTGCAATTGAATATGCCCATCTATGTGGGGGGCCAGGTCAATTCAGCGATTCAACAGGCACGGGCCAATCTGGAAAAGACACGCCAGCAGTACGAAGCAGCTCGCCGCCAACTCGGTATTGAGGTAGCCAAACAATTTGGTGCGGTAGAACAAGGTATCGCACGTATCAAAGCGTTGGAGCAAGCACTACGCTCGGCCGAACAGGCCGTGCAATCGACCCGCAAGGGGGTACAAGCCGGGACGCGTAATAGTGTTGATGTGTTGAATACCTTGCAACAGCTTTCCGCTGCCCGTTTCGAACTTGCCCAGGCCCGGGCAACTTATTCCTTTGGGTGGTTAAATCTCAAAGCCGCTGCTGGTGTGCTTGCCGAGCAAGATGTTATTGAAGTCAATGGTTGGTTGACTCCCTCAACGGTTTCGGGAAAGGTTACACGGTAG